The Jiangella alba genome includes the window CGCGGGCCCGGTCTCCCGGTTCGCCGAGGTCGCGCCGACGGTGGCCGCCCTGGTCCTCGCGCACGCCACCATGGTCGCCGTCATGGTGATGACGCCACTGGAGATGCACCATCAGGGCGCGACGCACGCCACCATCGGGGCGGCCATCTCGGTGCACTTCCTCGGCATGTACGCCTTCTCGCCGCTGTCGGGACGGCTGGCCGACCGGATCGGCGTGCGGCCGTCGCTCACAGCGGGCGGTGGCCTGCTGATCGTCTCCGTCCTGGTGTCGGCCGGTCTGTTCGGCGCCTCGTCGTTCACCCACGGCCTCGGCCTGTTCCTGCTCGGGCTCGGCTGGTCGGTCTGCACGGTCGCGGCGTCGACGCACATCGCCGCGCTCTCGGCCGGGGACACCCGTCTCCAGGGCGGCGCCGACACCGCCATGACCGTCGTCTCGGCCGGTGCGGCGCTGGCCGCCGGCCCGATCATGGCCGTCTGGGGGTTCGCCGGCCTGCTCGCGATGGCGGCCGTCTTCTCCGCCGGCGTCGTGGTGGCCGCCCGTCGGACCCAGGGGAGTCGTCGACCTTGGTCGGTGGGCCGCCGGCGTTGAGTCAGGTCGAGGGTGGGCGGGCGGAACGAGTCGCGCCACGTTGCGGCGCGTGGACGCCGGCGTGCACGAGAGCTGTGGATCTACCTGCGCGAACGCGGCGCGCGGCCGCGAGGAACGCAGGCTCACCCTCAGCTTAGGTTGCACATATCAAATCAGTTGGTTGCGCATAGTGCAACCAAACACAACGTTATAAATGCGGCGCCAGAACCATTGACACCCTCCTGGCGGCGCCGCCAGCATGGGCGTCGGGCAAGTTTGCCGACGTTGTAAATGAGGGGCCCCGCCGCGTCGCATCGACCCGCCCGCACGGCCGAGGGTGATCGGCTCTCTCGGTAGTCGCATCCGTCGCGTCCTGCGCTGCGCGGGACGCCGGCGGACTCAGGACAGAGAGGATCAATGGTGATGGCATCTCGCCAGAGACGAACGCACCGCGTTGGGTTCCGCCGACGTTTGGCGGCTCTCCTCGTCGTTGCGGCCACAGCAATGGGCGCCCTGGTGGCGGTACCACCGACAGTGGCGGCGGAGGCGCCATGGGTGAGCGTCGACGACGCCGGCTTCGTCACGTTCACCATCCCTGCCGACCAGGCACAGAGCACGTTCGGCGACGTGACGCAGATCGTCGCGGAGGGCAACTTCGGCCCGTCGGCCAACTGGGCCCAGTGGGGTCTCACCCGGCGCGGCGCCAACTGGACGTCGGTGATGGGGCCGCTCGAACCCGGCCTGTACTACTACCAGTTCACCGCCGACGACACGAACGTCGTGAAGGACCCGACGAACCCCACGAGCGTGGCGTCGGAGCCGGAGTGGAGCACGCTGTTCATCCCCGGCGACTCGGCCGGCCTGCTGGCGGACGTGCCGGAGGGCCAGGGCGGAACCGTCGAGACGATGACCTACCGCAGCACGGTGACCCGGGGGGAGCGGTCCGCGCTCGTGTGGACGCCGCCCGGCTACGACGCCGGCCGCAAGGAGCCGTACCCGGTGCTGTACCTGCAGCACGGGGGTGGGCAGGGCTACCGGGACTGGGTCGAGGTGGGCCGCGCCAAGCAGATCTTCGACAACCTCACGCTGCGCGGTGAGATGGAGCCGATGGTCGTCGTGATGGGCGACGGCAACGTGCCGGACTTCCAGAAGGAGCTGCTGCGCAACATCGTGCGCGAGGCACGCCACGACTACAACATCTCCCGCCGGCCCTCCCAGCAGGCGCTGGCCGGCCTGTCGATGGGCGGCTACCAGACGTTGACCACCCTGTTCGAGCACCCGGGCGAGTTCGCCTACCTCGGTTCGTTCGCCGGATCCCGCGACGCTCCCCGCCTCGACGCCCGGAAGATCAACGAGGGCACGGAGCTGTTGCGCCTGTACACCGGCAACGTCACAGACGGTGCATACAACCGCACCTACCGCCTTATGCGGCAACTCGACGAGGCCGGCGTCGAGTACCAGTTCGACGGCGTCAACCCGGATCGCGGCCACAACTGGAACGCGTGGCAGGAGAACCTGATCGACTTCGCGCCGCGGCTGTTCCAGGAGGTCGACGACGACGGCCCCAGCTCCGGGCACCTCCCGCTGGAGGGCGAGTTCAGTCAGCCTCCGGCCGGCACCACCCCGACGCCGTGGATCACCGAGGACGGGTTCGTCACGTTCGAGACGACGACGGCGTTCACGGACGCGCAGAACGTCACCGTGTGGGGCAACTGGGCGCCCGGCGGCAGCTGGATCCGCGTGGAGATGTCCCGCGTCGGCGACCGGTGGCGCGCCACCGTCGGCCCGCTGAAGCCCGGCTTCCACCATTACCGGTTCATCGTCGACCGCGTGTCCACGAAGGACGCCTCGAACCCGACCCACGTCACCACGGAACCGACGTGGAGCACGTTCTTCATCCCCGGCGAGGAGGCGCGACTGCTCGCCGACGTGCCGGAGGGGCAGGGCGGCACCGTCGAGACGATGACGTACCAGAGCACCGTCGCGGGTGCCGAGCGGACGGCGTACGTCTGGACGCCGCCGGGGTACGACCCGGATCGGGCCGAGCCCTACCCGGTCTTCTACCTGCAGCACGGCGGCGGGCAGAACTACACCGACTGGATCGAGATGGGCCGCGCCAAGCAGATCCTCGACAACCATTACCTCGACGGCAACCTCGAGCCGATGGTCGTCGTGATGGGCAACGGCAACTCCTCGAACTTCACCAGGGAGCTGCTGGAGAACATCGTCCCGGTGTCACTCGAGCGGTACAACGTCTCCGACGATCCATCGCAGCGGGCGCTGGCCGGCCTGTCGATGGGCGGCGGGCAGACGTACACGGTGCTCAAGGCTCACCCGGGCGAGTTCGCCTACGTCGGGACCTTCTCGGCCGGGTTCGGCAGTGCCGCCGGGGTCGACGCCCAGGCCATCAACGACGGCACGACCCTGCTCAAGATCTATGTCGGCGACCCGACGGACTTCGTGTACCCGTCGTTCATGAGCTCGCTGACCGTCATGGACCAGCTGGGCATCGACTACGAGTACGACGGGCCTACGCCTGGTCCGCACGGGTGGGACGCGTGGCAGCGGAATCTCGTCGACTTCGCGCCGCTGTTGTTCCGGCAGGGCTGAGTGACGGCTCAGCACGAGCGGACGTGGCCGGCCGGCACCCCGGCCGGCCACGCCGTCGGCGCCGAACCTCCGCAGCCGGCGCCGACGGCGCGGCCGCGCGATCACCTGGCCCGGCCGGACCCGGTGGACTCGCGGGCGACGATCCGGAAATCGGGCTTGACGAGCAGCGGCGGAGGGTGTTCGCCGTCCTTCTCGTTGATGCGCTCGACCAGCAGCTCGACCGCGGTCTCGGCGATCTCCGCGCGGCCGGGGTCGACGCTGGACAGGGAAGGAACGGAGAACCGGGCCTCGTCGATGTCGTCGAACCCGATGACGGCGACGTCGTCGGGAACCCGCCGGCCGGCGTCGCCGAGAGCGCGCAGCGCGCCCAGAGCGAGCGTGTCGTTGAGCGCGAACAGGCCGTCGAACCGGATGCCGGACGCGATGAGGTCGCGCATGGCCTCGGCGCCGTTCTCGCGGTGCCACGGCGCCACGGCGCGGACGAGCTGCGGATCGACGGGGATGCCGGCCACCTCGAGCGCGGCCTTGTAGCCACGCACCCGCAGATCGGACGAGCGGATCTCCTCGCGCTGGTCCGGGTGCGCGCCGATGAGCGCGATGCGGCGCCGCCCGATCCCGAGCAGATGCTCGACGGCCGCCTGGGCGGAGCTGACGTTGTGCATCGTCACGTGGTCCGTGGGTCCGCCGAAGATCCGCTCGCCGAGCAGCACGAAGGGGAACCTGGGATGGATGAGGTGCCGGTCGGCCTGGCCGAGGCGTTCCGGACTGAACAGCAGCCCGTCGGTGAGGCGGAGCCGGCCGGCGCCCGTGACCGCGGCGATCTCACGCTCGCGATCGCCGCTGGTCTGCTCGACCAGGACGCCGAGGTCGTGCTTCTCCGCCGCCCGGATGATCTCGTCGGCCAATTCGGCGAAGTAGTTCTGCCGCAACTCGGGCACCGAAAGCCCGATGACCCCCGTGCGGCCGGACCGCAGCCCGCGCGCCGACAGGTTCGGCCGGTAGCCGAGCTCCTCGATGGCGGAGAGTACTCGCATGCGCGTCGACGGCCGGACGTGAGGGAAGTCGTTGATCACGTTCGAGACGGTCTTGATGGAGACTCCGGCCACCCGCGCGACGTCGTGCATCGTCGGGGCCACGTATTGCCTCCTCGCTCCGGCGGCGCGCCCACGCCGCCCCTGCATTGTAGGGGCCGACCGGGCCTCCGACGTGGGAGGCAAGGGCCGGCCACGTCGGTCTTGACACGGGCGAGACCCGTTGCCATAGTCGGCTTTAACGCTAAATATACAACGTTATAAATACTTCGCGGTAACCAGGCCCGGTGCGGGTGAGCGCCAGGAGCGCCTCGCCCTCAGCGCCGACCTCGGCCGCACGGCGACACGCCGATATCGGCGTCCTACGCATCCCGAAGGGACCACGCAATGAAGCGGAAGCCATTCTTCGCCGCGGCGGCGACGCTCGTCCTCGCCGGCACACTCGCCGCCTGCTCGTCCGGTGATGACGGCACCACCAGCAGCGGTGGCGACGGTGGCGGTGGTGGGTCCGACGCCAGTTGCACGAACACCGTTCCCAAGGCCGACCTGCCGGTCGTGACGCTCTGGGCCTGGTACCCGAACATGGAGCTGGTCGTCGACAACTTCAACGAGCAGAACGACGAGGTCCAGGTCTGCTGGACCAACGTCGGCCAGGGCGGCGACGAGTACGAGAAGTTCCAGACCGCCATCGCCGCGGGTACCGGCGCGCCCGACGTCGTCATGATCGAGGCCGACCGCATCCCGACCTTCCAGGTGCAGGACGCGCTCGTCGACATCAGCGACTACGGCTTCGAGGACGTCCGCGACGACTACAGCGAGGGGGCCTGGAAGGACGTCTCGATCGGCGACGCCGTCTACGGCGTGCCGGTCGACGGCGGCCCGATGGCGATGATCTACCGCAAGGACGTGTTCGCGCAGTACGGCATCACGCCGCCCACCACCTGGGCCGAGTACGAGCAGGCCGCTCAGACGGTGCGCGACGCCGGCGGGCCGCTGTTCGGAGACGTCGGCGCGAACGTGTCGGCCGTCATGATGGCCCTGCAGATCCAGAAGGGCGCCACCCCCTTCACCTACGACAGCGCCGACCCGGAGAACATCGGCATCGCCCTGAACGACCAGGCGTCGAAGGACGTGCTCGAGTACTGGGGCGGCCTGGTCGAGAAGGGTCTGGTCGGCACGCAGGACCAGTTCACCCCCGAGTACATCTCGGGCGTCATCGCAGGCGACTACGCCACGTACATCTCCGCGGCCTGGGCGCCGGGCTACCTGACGGGGGCCGGCGTGGGCGAAGGGGCGGACTCGGGCCAGTTCGCGGTCGCACCGCTGCCGCAGTGGGATCCCGCCGACCCGGTACAGG containing:
- a CDS encoding alpha/beta hydrolase — encoded protein: MSVDDAGFVTFTIPADQAQSTFGDVTQIVAEGNFGPSANWAQWGLTRRGANWTSVMGPLEPGLYYYQFTADDTNVVKDPTNPTSVASEPEWSTLFIPGDSAGLLADVPEGQGGTVETMTYRSTVTRGERSALVWTPPGYDAGRKEPYPVLYLQHGGGQGYRDWVEVGRAKQIFDNLTLRGEMEPMVVVMGDGNVPDFQKELLRNIVREARHDYNISRRPSQQALAGLSMGGYQTLTTLFEHPGEFAYLGSFAGSRDAPRLDARKINEGTELLRLYTGNVTDGAYNRTYRLMRQLDEAGVEYQFDGVNPDRGHNWNAWQENLIDFAPRLFQEVDDDGPSSGHLPLEGEFSQPPAGTTPTPWITEDGFVTFETTTAFTDAQNVTVWGNWAPGGSWIRVEMSRVGDRWRATVGPLKPGFHHYRFIVDRVSTKDASNPTHVTTEPTWSTFFIPGEEARLLADVPEGQGGTVETMTYQSTVAGAERTAYVWTPPGYDPDRAEPYPVFYLQHGGGQNYTDWIEMGRAKQILDNHYLDGNLEPMVVVMGNGNSSNFTRELLENIVPVSLERYNVSDDPSQRALAGLSMGGGQTYTVLKAHPGEFAYVGTFSAGFGSAAGVDAQAINDGTTLLKIYVGDPTDFVYPSFMSSLTVMDQLGIDYEYDGPTPGPHGWDAWQRNLVDFAPLLFRQG
- a CDS encoding LacI family DNA-binding transcriptional regulator, with amino-acid sequence MAPTMHDVARVAGVSIKTVSNVINDFPHVRPSTRMRVLSAIEELGYRPNLSARGLRSGRTGVIGLSVPELRQNYFAELADEIIRAAEKHDLGVLVEQTSGDREREIAAVTGAGRLRLTDGLLFSPERLGQADRHLIHPRFPFVLLGERIFGGPTDHVTMHNVSSAQAAVEHLLGIGRRRIALIGAHPDQREEIRSSDLRVRGYKAALEVAGIPVDPQLVRAVAPWHRENGAEAMRDLIASGIRFDGLFALNDTLALGALRALGDAGRRVPDDVAVIGFDDIDEARFSVPSLSSVDPGRAEIAETAVELLVERINEKDGEHPPPLLVKPDFRIVARESTGSGRAR
- a CDS encoding ABC transporter substrate-binding protein, which codes for MKRKPFFAAAATLVLAGTLAACSSGDDGTTSSGGDGGGGGSDASCTNTVPKADLPVVTLWAWYPNMELVVDNFNEQNDEVQVCWTNVGQGGDEYEKFQTAIAAGTGAPDVVMIEADRIPTFQVQDALVDISDYGFEDVRDDYSEGAWKDVSIGDAVYGVPVDGGPMAMIYRKDVFAQYGITPPTTWAEYEQAAQTVRDAGGPLFGDVGANVSAVMMALQIQKGATPFTYDSADPENIGIALNDQASKDVLEYWGGLVEKGLVGTQDQFTPEYISGVIAGDYATYISAAWAPGYLTGAGVGEGADSGQFAVAPLPQWDPADPVQVNWGGSAFSVTSQASDPELAAKVAFGIYADEASLTDGWTNQVIFPLNLNALDDPAFADLAVEFFGGQQANKEVYVPAANAYEGFTYSPLQQYYYDAMTQQLGALNEGSISGSDAADRLQDDVVGYAEEQGFTVQ